In one window of Desulforhabdus amnigena DNA:
- a CDS encoding tetratricopeptide repeat protein, translating to MSSLRIPVFLLLAIFSFYGCTHLETRSNFMAGQAHLTLPSESLTRAGIYYDYLAAQRYLKDKQVDEATQAYSDAVEKDPRSPVLLTELASLYVRQGNIELALQLIEEATTYDLKYEPAYMLQGQLYAGIGNNAKAIAAYKRVIELNPSNEDAYLLLGALYAQEGRFSEAVETFDHLRTLLPDNPAAIYYKARVFLDMKFYKQAESVYKEILSMDPAFESALLDLAYIYEVTDRPGAAEKTYKKALAFDATSVQARTRLGNLYMRQNKLDKALEEFEQILSLNSKDLETRLKVGLIQLQQKRYDEAIRSFSYLLAEEPQYDQALYYLASTYQEKVDFVQAIQYFKTIPPDSPLWATAQIRIALLYAKQNDYAKSIEIIQSAIEKQPDSSELYLYLAVIYEEQNKYENAIKVLDKGLEKTGQDVDLLFRKGVLLDKIGRKEEAVKVMQTILSIEPQNPNALNYVGYTYAEMGIRLLEAKQMIKTALELQPDDGYIMDSMAWVYHKLGQNKKALEIILQAVKRVPTDPVIHEHLGDIYMSLGRKQKALQAYLKALELGHTEPDKIKEKMKHIQ from the coding sequence ATGAGTTCTCTAAGAATCCCCGTCTTTCTTCTCCTGGCCATTTTCTCTTTTTATGGCTGCACTCATTTGGAAACCCGGTCAAACTTTATGGCAGGGCAAGCCCATTTAACCCTACCAAGTGAATCCCTCACACGAGCCGGAATATATTATGATTATCTTGCAGCGCAACGTTACTTGAAAGACAAACAAGTGGATGAAGCCACTCAAGCTTACAGTGATGCAGTAGAAAAGGATCCCCGTTCTCCCGTTTTGCTGACCGAACTGGCTTCTCTTTATGTTCGCCAGGGAAACATCGAACTGGCCCTCCAATTAATAGAAGAAGCCACGACCTACGACCTCAAGTATGAGCCCGCCTATATGCTTCAGGGCCAGCTCTATGCCGGTATTGGAAACAATGCAAAAGCAATAGCGGCTTATAAGCGTGTCATCGAACTCAACCCGTCCAACGAGGATGCCTATCTTTTATTGGGAGCCCTTTATGCGCAGGAAGGACGTTTTTCCGAAGCAGTCGAAACATTTGACCATCTGAGAACGCTTCTCCCCGACAATCCTGCCGCAATTTATTACAAGGCGCGTGTTTTCCTGGACATGAAGTTCTACAAGCAAGCGGAAAGTGTATACAAGGAAATTCTCTCGATGGATCCGGCTTTTGAGAGTGCCCTTCTGGATCTTGCTTATATCTACGAAGTGACCGACCGGCCCGGTGCTGCCGAAAAAACATACAAAAAAGCTCTCGCATTTGATGCGACAAGTGTGCAAGCTCGAACACGGCTTGGGAACCTCTACATGCGACAAAACAAGCTCGACAAGGCTTTGGAAGAATTTGAACAGATACTGTCTCTTAATTCTAAAGACTTGGAGACGCGCCTCAAGGTCGGTCTGATTCAGCTCCAACAAAAAAGGTATGACGAAGCGATTCGATCCTTCAGCTATCTCCTGGCCGAAGAACCGCAGTATGACCAGGCTCTTTACTATCTCGCTTCTACTTACCAGGAAAAAGTGGATTTTGTGCAGGCGATCCAATATTTTAAAACGATACCTCCGGACAGCCCGCTCTGGGCGACCGCTCAAATCCGGATAGCCCTGCTTTATGCCAAACAGAACGACTATGCCAAGAGTATAGAGATCATTCAAAGCGCCATCGAAAAACAGCCGGACTCGTCTGAACTTTATCTGTACCTGGCGGTTATTTACGAAGAGCAAAATAAGTATGAGAACGCCATCAAGGTACTGGACAAAGGGCTTGAGAAAACGGGTCAGGATGTTGACTTGCTTTTTCGCAAAGGTGTGCTCTTGGACAAGATTGGAAGGAAGGAAGAGGCCGTTAAAGTGATGCAGACGATACTCTCGATCGAACCCCAAAACCCCAATGCGCTCAACTATGTCGGCTACACCTACGCAGAGATGGGCATTCGGCTTTTGGAAGCCAAACAAATGATCAAAACCGCGCTGGAACTGCAGCCTGATGACGGTTATATTATGGACAGTATGGCATGGGTTTATCATAAACTGGGACAAAATAAGAAAGCACTGGAAATCATACTGCAGGCCGTGAAACGGGTTCCAACGGACCCTGTGATCCATGAACACCTTGGAGATATTTACATGAGCCTGGGCAGAAAGCAGAAGGCTCTTCAGGCTTATTTGAAAGCTCTTGAGCTGGGCCATACCGAACCCGACAAGATCAAAGAAAAGATGAAGCACATCCAATGA